The sequence below is a genomic window from Ignavibacteriales bacterium.
AGGAAAAATTGATGATGCGATTAACGTATTTAAAATGAATACGGAGAATCATCCCGATTCGTGGAATGTGTGGGATAGTCTTGCAGAAGGATATATGAACAAAGGCGACAAAGATCTTGCGACAAAATTTTATAACAAAGCGCTTGGTATGGCTCCCGAAAATCAAAAGGCGAGAATTAATCAATTACTTGGGCAGTTGAAGATGTGAGTTCACTTAATATTTCATAAATATAAAACCCGCCCACAAGAGCGGGTTTATTTTTTTACATCGCATAAACTGAAATCACTTCATCAAAACCATTTGCTTTGATTCACGGAATAAAATACTATTACCATTGCTTACTGTTATGGTATATATGTAAACCCCGCTGCTAAGTGATTCTGCATTGAACTTAACCTGGTATGTTCCTTCGTCTTTTATTTCATTTACAAGTTCTTTTACTTCCCGTCCTAACATATCATAAACTTTGATTACCACATTTGATCTCTCTGGTGTTGAATATTCAATTGTTGTAGAAGGGTTGAACGGATTGGGATAGTTATTTATTTGAAAATCATAAATTATATTTTTTGAACTAATTAGTTTTTCAGGACTTTGCCCGTCGATGTTAGCAACAACAGTATTTGTTGCCTCACTTTCACTTTCGTGGATTACAATTGCCTTAACATAATAATACGCATTTGTACCGCCTTGTATAAAATCTAAAGTAAGTTCTGTGTCATTATAATAATATTCATCAAAGTCTGTAGTTGCAATAGGATCAAAAGTTGCTGTACCGTATTTCCGATAAACACGGTAGCCAACAACATCGGTTAGAGTTGGATGTGGACCCCAAACAAGTTTTGGATGATTACCGATTTGGGAGGGGATTAGAACTAAACAGTTTTGCCAAAAATTTTCTAATAAATTGTTGATAGGATAGGATTCATTAAATATTTCCCAAATAGATATTAATTCACCATTAACTAATTCAGTAAATTGTGTAATATCTGAGGCAATACCAGCAAACCAATAATATTTATTTATATCTGACCTATATTTAAGGGAAATATCATAGTTATAGTTTCCTAAAATGGACAATCTATCATCTCTATAATCAATGTAGAAACAGGTATTACTATCATCACAATGCACTTTATAAAGTCCGAATCCAATAACGGGATATTCATAACCTTGTGGACTTGAACCTCCTTCATTAGATTTAATAAAATGCCAGCCCCCACCTCCGCTATTTGTTCGATTACCCCTAATCGGAAAAAATGTATTGATGATGTTATCTCCATTATTGGGATCAACTGTATTAATATTATAATATTGATCCCAAACGACACTTACAGCATCAAAATGGTGAATTATTAAATGATTAGAATTATCTGCCAATTGATGAACATAAATCTCAACTGCGGGTGGTAATTCTTGTGGAAAGAATGGAATGGAATACATTATTATAAGAGTGCAGCAGAATAAGATTTTCATTTTATCACCTTATTGTAATTATATGTGATGATTTCCATGTTGGGACAAAAAGTTTTGAAAAACCAAGGGCAGGCGAGGAACCACTTCCATTATTTGTAAAATTTATTTCTGTTTGCCATGCGATGTTCCCGTTTTTAATCGCCAAAATTCTACTCAAACCATTTTGATTTTCACAGACTATCACAGTACCTGATTCATCACATATAATCGGTGACCAATTAAACTCATCTAAGTCTAATTTCCATTTCAGATTTCCTGAATAATCAAGTGAGTACAAGGAATCCAGCGCAAAATAAATATTGCCCTCGACATCAATCGTTGGATCAGCATTACCGAAAATATAATTGTTCACACCAACCTGATAATCAAAATACCATCTAATTTTACCATCGTTGGTTATTGAGAAGAAGAATGGTTTTAAAGAATCTACCAATGATGACTTACAAAAGAGATAAATATTTCCTTGTGAATCAATTACTGGAGTATGCAATACTTCGGAGTTACCAAATATCCATTTGATACTCTGAGAAATCAAATCGAGCGCTAATAACGATGTACTGCTTTGCCCGGGAAGATACATCGTTCTGCCATCCGGAGATATCGAAATAGCAACACCGGAACTTGGATTAAATCTGGCATCATGAATTTTCCATAAAAGAGTTCCGGTAGAACTAACTGCATTTAAATTACCTCCACCATCAATCACATAAAGATTTCCTTCCTTATCAATATTTAAGGTTGTTTGCCATACTGGAAAGCCCAAATTATAAGTCCATTGAATATTCCCTTCACTACTAAGGCTATATAAAATACCTTCCTGACCAGAAATACAATATATGTTACCGTTATTATCTATAAGTGGAGTTGTATAAATATTCTCATTCCCTAGTTTTACCTTCCAATTAAAAATTCCATTGATGTTATAAGAGTGAATATAACCTGGCATCGAAGAACAAAAATAAATATTTGAATCAGGTGAAATCGAAATTCCGGTAAAGAGGTAGAGGCTATCAATATAAAAATCAATTGAGCCATTAATTAAAATACGACCTTTGTATCTGCCTGTGTTTTGTGGATCGTTATGATTCATCGGCCAGGGACTATCAGCAAGGCTTGGCCAGGGTATATCTTCCTGCCAGCCGGGTGGATTATTTTTTGGCGGTGGAGTTACTCCGTTGTCTTTACAACTTAATTGTAAGATTAGTAAAAGAAGGATTGGTAAAATTATTTTTTTCATTTTCCCCTCTGCTCCTTTCATAATATGATGTGTGATTTAGTGAGGTGTTGAAGGCAAAGCAAAGATTTTATGACACTGTAAATACCCGTATATGTTTTGCAAAGCCAATCACCCCCATTTTATTATTGGAACCTGTACAAACGTACTTCAGACTTGTTTTATTGTCAACATAAAAAACATATTTATTTTTTAGCAATAAAAAACCCGCTAAGTAAAGCGGGTTTTTATTACTTCTCTTTTTTCGACTATAGTTTTACTTCATAAGTAGCATCTTATGCGTTTGGCTGAAGCTGCCGGCTTTCATCGTATAAATATATACACCTGAACTTAAGCCATAAGCATCAGTATTGAAATCAATTGTATAACGTCCCGGTTCTTTGTTTTCATTTACAAGTGTTGCTACTTCGTTGCCGAGTATGTCATATACTTTTATTGTTACCGGCACTCCGGACGCATAATATGCGTCCGCTACTGTGTAGTGAATTTTAGTAGTTGGATTAAATGGATTAGGATAATTCTGCGACAGTGAAAATTCTTTAGGACCTGTTACATCAACTTCTACTGCGTTGCTGTAATTTACTGTGCCGTCAAAGTCGATTTGTTTCAGTCTGTAAGAATATTTCCCTGTAACTACTGACTTATCAACAAATGAATATGAATTCACTTCTGTTGTAGTTCCTTTACCTTCAACACTACCAACCATTTTCCATTCCTGGTTGCCTACTGCCGATTGCCTACTGCCTACTTCCCTTCTCTCCACTTCAAATCCCCTATTATTCGTTTCACTCGCCGTACTCCAGTTAAGTACCACATTATCATCTTTCTGCTCTGCACTGAATGTTGCAAACTCAACGGGAGTTTCATTTGTTATTGTCATATGAACAGGCACAACAATGTTTGTGTGAAGCGGATCGTTGGTTGTTATTTCCATATCCATTGAGTAATCACCAAGTGCAAGATCATCAGTAGTAAATGTTAATTGTATATCAACTGAATTTCCGTTGTATATCCTTCCTTCATAGTTGTTTGATGCAAGCCAGTCCGGTTCCGCAGAAAATTGAAGAGCGAGATTGTTCTGAAGGTAAGCTGCGTTCCTGACAACCTGCAATCCATCATTACCTTGGAGAT
It includes:
- a CDS encoding T9SS type A sorting domain-containing protein; this translates as MYSIPFFPQELPPAVEIYVHQLADNSNHLIIHHFDAVSVVWDQYYNINTVDPNNGDNIINTFFPIRGNRTNSGGGGWHFIKSNEGGSSPQGYEYPVIGFGLYKVHCDDSNTCFYIDYRDDRLSILGNYNYDISLKYRSDINKYYWFAGIASDITQFTELVNGELISIWEIFNESYPINNLLENFWQNCLVLIPSQIGNHPKLVWGPHPTLTDVVGYRVYRKYGTATFDPIATTDFDEYYYNDTELTLDFIQGGTNAYYYVKAIVIHESESEATNTVVANIDGQSPEKLISSKNIIYDFQINNYPNPFNPSTTIEYSTPERSNVVIKVYDMLGREVKELVNEIKDEGTYQVKFNAESLSSGVYIYTITVSNGNSILFRESKQMVLMK
- a CDS encoding PQQ-like beta-propeller repeat protein, producing MKKIILPILLLLILQLSCKDNGVTPPPKNNPPGWQEDIPWPSLADSPWPMNHNDPQNTGRYKGRILINGSIDFYIDSLYLFTGISISPDSNIYFCSSMPGYIHSYNINGIFNWKVKLGNENIYTTPLIDNNGNIYCISGQEGILYSLSSEGNIQWTYNLGFPVWQTTLNIDKEGNLYVIDGGGNLNAVSSTGTLLWKIHDARFNPSSGVAISISPDGRTMYLPGQSSTSLLALDLISQSIKWIFGNSEVLHTPVIDSQGNIYLFCKSSLVDSLKPFFFSITNDGKIRWYFDYQVGVNNYIFGNADPTIDVEGNIYFALDSLYSLDYSGNLKWKLDLDEFNWSPIICDESGTVIVCENQNGLSRILAIKNGNIAWQTEINFTNNGSGSSPALGFSKLFVPTWKSSHIITIR